The following nucleotide sequence is from Vitis vinifera cultivar Pinot Noir 40024 chromosome 14, ASM3070453v1.
ATATGAGATCGATCTTTTGCAGTGTAATCTTCTATAACTACTGTGCTAATtgtccttctttttttttttttttaatttaaggaaataataaaaataataagaaatgatgTTTAATAGTTTAGGCCatttcaaagggatttttttttaaaaaaatattcaattttcaaacatattttcttaaaagacattttctaatttattttcatatattcatGTTATAAATATAAGAATTCAATGTTGTTAGAAAAAATTGGGCTAATCCAATTTATGGTAATCAtcctagaggggggtgaatagggtgatggtctctttttgcaaatttaaattatgtgaatgcaagagataattatatgcaaatatataataaagcaatataaagataattatatataaagtaaaagagtagagaagagataatgcaaacataagatttttatagtggttcagtGCAACCTGCCCTACGTCCACTATCCTCTAACTTTAATCCTAAGCTTGAAGTTTCACTAATTTAAGGCTTCCAAActaagccttcaagcaatacaattggattatggttccaatccaccctctTAGACTTTTgactccaagcaccctttacaaacctcaagagatacctcactcttgaataacccctcaagtgataccccataCTTGAGAATCCCtgagtgatacctcacacttagaaTTTTCCtcttaaagatttaaaaatgaaagataataaatgatctcacaaaatcctagtacaaaactttaaggctcaaatgatacaataAAACTATGATTGAATGGTTCACTAataatatgcaagttttagaacaatgatgtactaaaaaacactctcccaaggctcaaatatattcaagaaaggtttagaAAGGTTAAGTttatgaaacaatgaatattagagcctttttatagagaaaaaatgtcaaattagTCATTGAGGGTTCAATCGGTCAAGTTGGGGGTCAACTGATTGGCTAGCTGTTAACATTTAATACTTAGTAGGTGACCATTGGACAACTGTTAGCATTTAATACTTGGCAGGTGACCATTGGATCTTGACCGTCCCTTGACCAAACCTCGACTGGTTGAACAAATGTTTTGGAatagagagaaggtttttgcaTCCTTCGACCAATTGAGTTGAACAGGTCAACCATTTCCTCATCTGGTTCAACCAATTGAGctgtttttggctcaacaaccatcattttcaacttaaaaccttttaaacaagtttggaaaacatttgacacaaggtgttggttgaaaacatgaaatcatccaatttaaaaaggatttaaaacaaaattaattttgaatgattttggtgcataaattaataatgtaatgAATGAAAGACCTAGTACACCAAAAACCTTACAAAGAAATCCTTTAAAGattaggtcttgaaaaacacttttctgtgaggtcttcttcttcttattaatttctttttggcTTGATTTTTTCTTGGtaattgccactttggaaatcttcttgcctaatcacacttgaaatataatcattagttccaaaccttgttttgttatcatcaaaattgagattaaCCAAACATTGGTTTCACAAAtgtaaaatactaaaattatattttcaaaacacGATATCAGTAGAATTTCTTTTCAAGACAACAACTTATCTAAATACATTAATAACTTCTCTATTTCATCAtccattaataattaataacaataaGCATCAATCAACATTAacttaataatcaaaatatatacaTCATTGACAAATGAGCCCATATATAATAATCTCCAAATTAGCAAATGAGTCCAAAATAACTTTAACTAATAAGAGTTATAATAATACATGTCAAGTATAATAGTCTCTAACTAGAAACGGtagttaaaataattgattataGCTTAAATATGTGCTCCGATGGCACATAAAAGATAAGTATTATggaatattataaatttaaatcacCCAATTTAAGTAAAATTGATGTTAAGATCCTAACTATTGatttaaattctattttgagATTAATCTCCGATTTAAAGGaggaaaataatgtaaattacAAGAGTTATTTTCAACCATGGTAGAGTAAGAAGTTTAATATTAACATATGAGATATTTGGAACTTGTGAATGAACAATGAAGTTATAGAGTGAAGTAGAGGGCAAGCAATCATGGGATAAAAAGTTTGAAGCAAATGCTAACAAGTTCAAAATACAAGATATTTTTTCTTACATGTTGGTAATTACAAACAATTTGAGAATGACTTTTCTTTCTCCTGAACTTATAGTCCAAATTGGAGAAACCACCAAAATTTGTTATAGAGAGGAAACAATAATGACGAATTTTAGCGGTAAGGTAATCAATTCTAAAGAAATCAAGGTAGTGGTTAGCGGGTTTTTACACCTCAAGGGTTCCTCCTTAGAACTTTCATTAGCAAACTAATCCTCATCATCAAACTCAAAGCTTGGAAAACTTAATAAGGCAATTTATGCAATAGTAAAGCAAGTTAATAAAGTTAATTGAAGATAAATGCTTAGAATCCATGtcatttcaaatattcaaaatacCTTTAAGTTAGATTACTACAAACTTAAGTGTCATGGAAGAGGTCCCTTTTTATAGATGTAGAGAATTTCCATATATCAAATAAGGTGTATCTTAATAGAAAAGATGTTTGGAAAAGACACCGTTTCATTATCGCAAGCTTTTTAGTTAAGTCCAATCATGTGGGCTCCATTACGCCCAAGTCCACACCCATCTAAATGtaactttatttttgttttattttgggtttttattttttattttgttttctttaattttttcttacattttcctttatgttatgtttggttcttagaaaatactaaagaaagaaaaaaatgttaaagaaaatatttttctttatatttgattgttgtataaaaaatatttaagaaaataaaatataatttaaactaattaaaaacttatgcattttcaaattgttttatctttatatcAATAAGttgaaataagtgaaaaaagtttcaaatattatataaaaagtaatttattgactttaaatataaattttttgtttatcttcatttttttttctatttttttctttgttttcttttatttacattttcccACAAATTTTTTGGACCAAACATGGCgttaaattttcaataaccCACAAATTTTTCGAACCAAACATGCCGTCAAGTTTTCGATAACCAAACATACCAATATATACACACGAAAAAGCTCAAAGAATGAAAAGATGTGACCAACCGAACAATGAACTTCAAATGTGATGGTACGGACAGTGGGCGATGCTTTGGCGCCATCCAACCTCCCCACTCCGAACCTCTGTAAGCACCCACCACCGCTTCAACTGCCAGAAACCCCAATGGCGGCTCCCCAATCTTCCTCCTCCGAAACCATGACGTTAGATTCCGCTCACCTTTTTCTCAACTCCCACAAATCACTCTCTCAACACCAATCTCCCCAACCCCCTCCACCTCCCTCCCTCTCTTTTCTCTCCAATCACTCCCCTCTCCCCCCAATCCCCACCAATTTTCCTCAGTCCAAGCTCATTCCCAAATCCCGGTTCGTTGTCGATGGGTTTCGGTGCTCCGGCGACTACTCCGTCACCTACTTCCTCTCTCACTTCCACTCCGATCACTATTCCGGGCTCAGCCCTAAGTGGTCCAATGGTATTATATTCTGTTCAAATACAACTGCACGCCTTCTCGTTGAAGTGCTTGGGGTCTCTTCTTTGTTTGTTTATCCTTTGGCGGTGTCCCAACCCGTTTTGATTGATGGATGTGAAGTGGCGCTTCTCGATGCAAATCACTGCCCCGGAGCGGTGCAATTTTTGTTCAAGGTTCCTGGTGTGGATGGTAGGTTTGAAAGGTATGTTCATACTGGTGATTTTAGGTTTTGTGAATCGATGAAATTGGAGCCTTGTTTGGGTGAATTTGTTGGTTCTGAAGCGGTTTTTTTGGATACGACCTATTGTAATCCAAAGTTTGTATTTCCGTCTCAAGATGAATCTGTTGATTATATAGTTGAGGCGATAGAGAGAATTGGCCTTGAGAACAAGGGTTTGATGAAGTCTGTTTTGTTTCTTGTAGCTACTTATGTTATTGGAAAAGAGAGGATATTGCTTGAAATATCAAGAAGGCGTAACTGTAAAATACATGTAGATGGTAGAAAAATGTCGGTGTTGCGAGTTTTAGGGTATGAGGATGGTGGGGTATTTACAGAGGATGAGTCTAAGAGTGATGTTCATGTTGTTGGATGGAATGTATTGGGTGAGACTTGGCCTTATTTTAGACCCAATTTTGTGAAGATGAAGGAGATTATGATTGAAAGAGGGTACTCAAAAGTTGTGGGCTTTGTTCCTACAGGGTGGACGTATGAAGTAAAGCGCAACAAGTTTGCCATGAGGACTAAGGATTCATTTGAGATCCATCTTGTACCATACAGTGAACATTCAAACTATGATGAGCTCAGAGAATATGTTAAATTTTTGAGACCAAAGCGTGTTATTCCTACAGTAGGATTGGACATTGAGAAACTTGACAGTAAACATGCTAATGCCATGAGAAAGCATTTTGCTGGTTTGGTTGATGAAATGGCCATCAAGCATGAATTCTTGAAGGGTTTTCAACGTGGGTGCCTGGAAGCagatgaaaatgttgaaaataatacGAGAACTGTCCTGAACAAGGAGCTGGATGCAGAGAAACATGTGACTTTTTCCAAAAGGAAAACGAAAGAAAGTACAGAATCAGGATTTCTTGCAGTATCTTCATCTTCTATGCAAGAACCTGGTTCACGAGATTCAACTTTGCTGAATGATAAAGGATCAGAGGAAGTCATACAAGAACTTCGTGATTGCTTGCCCATCTGGGTCACTCAAAACCAGATGTTAGATCTCCTTAGCTGCTCAGATGGAAATGTCATTGAAGCAGTTTCTAATTTCTATGAGCGTGAAACTGAATTTCGTGAGCAGGTCATTGGGCATACAAATTCTGTATGTACATCTCAGACAAGCTCACTCAAAGATTCTGTGTCACTATCTAAACTGGGTTCTGTGGGGAGCAGCCCTCAGAAAATGGAGGATATTCATGGTAGCCAAAGCTACAGTTTACTCAACATTAGGAGTTCCATGAAGAGCAGCAGTCTCTCTTctgggaaaaggaagaaaaacctTGACAAAAAGTCAATTAAGAAAGGAAAAGTTGGTTCAAAACCAGAATCTGGTGGCTCAAAACAATCTACAATAACAAGGTTCTTCAGTAAGATAGCGAGTAATGATTCTCAAAGTGGGGATGGTATATCTGAACAACTTTCTgataatgaaaattcatttccAAGTGAGGCTATCACATCTTATGAAGAACAGGTTGAGCAGTTCATTAAGATAGTAAATGTTGATGAATCGTCAAGATACTATGTTTCCTCCATCCTGAAGAAGACGAAAGGAGATATTAATATGGCTCTGGACATATACTATAGTAAACCTGAGGGTAACCTTGGTGAGAATGAAGAGAGGTTGGTGGTCAGTAGCAAATCGAT
It contains:
- the LOC100266816 gene encoding DNA ligase 6 isoform X3 — translated: MVRTVGDALAPSNLPTPNLCKHPPPLQLPETPMAAPQSSSSETMTLDSAHLFLNSHKSLSQHQSPQPPPPPSLSFLSNHSPLPPIPTNFPQSKLIPKSRFVVDGFRCSGDYSVTYFLSHFHSDHYSGLSPKWSNGIIFCSNTTARLLVEVLGVSSLFVYPLAVSQPVLIDGCEVALLDANHCPGAVQFLFKVPGVDGRFERYVHTGDFRFCESMKLEPCLGEFVGSEAVFLDTTYCNPKFVFPSQDESVDYIVEAIERIGLENKGLMKSVLFLVATYVIGKERILLEISRRRNCKIHVDGRKMSVLRVLGYEDGGVFTEDESKSDVHVVGWNVLGETWPYFRPNFVKMKEIMIERGYSKVVGFVPTGWTYEVKRNKFAMRTKDSFEIHLVPYSEHSNYDELREYVKFLRPKRVIPTVGLDIEKLDSKHANAMRKHFAGLVDEMAIKHEFLKGFQRGCLEADENVENNTRTVLNKELDAEKHVTFSKRKTKESTESGFLAVSSSSMQEPGSRDSTLLNDKGSEEVIQELRDCLPIWVTQNQMLDLLSCSDGNVIEAVSNFYERETEFREQVIGHTNSVCTSQTSSLKDSVSLSKLGSVGSSPQKMEDIHGSQSYSLLNIRSSMKSSSLSSGKRKKNLDKKSIKKGKVGSKPESGGSKQSTITRFFSKIASNDSQSGDGISEQLSDNENSFPSEAITSYEEQVEQFIKIVNVDESSRYYVSSILKKTKGDINMALDIYYSKPEGNLGENEERLVVSSKSIQPECCIQSCSSELEKKVSEKESGNIVEAKGLSRDTIAATLVSLPLEKYSPIEHACWKLGQPAPYLHLARTFDLVEGEKGKIKAASMLCNMFRSLLALSPEDVIPAVYLCTNKIAADHENMELNIGGSIVTSAMEEACGTSRSKIRAMYNSLGDLGDVAQVCRQTQSFLAPPSPLLIKDVFSMLRNISVQTGSGSIVRKKSLILNLMRSCREKEIKFLVRTLVRNLRIGAMMRTVLPALAQAVVLHSSPNFYHKGTTENIKEKLQCLSAAVVEAYNILPNLDLLIPSLLDKGIGFSSSSLSMVPGIPIKPMLAKITNGVPQALKLFQNKAFTCEYKYDGQRAQIHKLVDGSVRIFSRNGDETTSRFPDLVSVVRESCKPDALTFILDAEVVAIDRKNGSKLMSFQELSSRERGSKDSLITLDSIKVDICVFVFDIMFANGKQLLDIPLRQRRKYLKDLFNNQKLGYFEYAEETTVEADDASTNEATLTKINLFLEEAFRSSCEGIMIKSLDIDAGYSPSKRTDTWLKVKRDYVEGLNDSLDLVPIGAWHGNGRKAGWYSPFLMACYNPDTEEFQSVCRVMSGFSDNFYKEENIIEESIPENFLDFVLVAQKACVGCKL
- the LOC100266816 gene encoding DNA ligase 6 isoform X6 — translated: MVRTVGDALAPSNLPTPNLCKHPPPLQLPETPMAAPQSSSSETMTLDSAHLFLNSHKSLSQHQSPQPPPPPSLSFLSNHSPLPPIPTNFPQSKLIPKSRFVVDGFRCSGDYSVTYFLSHFHSDHYSGLSPKWSNGIIFCSNTTARLLVEVLGVSSLFVYPLAVSQPVLIDGCEVALLDANHCPGAVQFLFKVPGVDGRFERYVHTGDFRFCESMKLEPCLGEFVGSEAVFLDTTYCNPKFVFPSQDESVDYIVEAIERIGLENKGLMKSVLFLVATYVIGKERILLEISRRRNCKIHVDGRKMSVLRVLGYEDGGVFTEDESKSDVHVVGWNVLGETWPYFRPNFVKMKEIMIERGYSKVVGFVPTGWTYEVKRNKFAMRTKDSFEIHLVPYSEHSNYDELREYVKFLRPKRVIPTVGLDIEKLDSKHANAMRKHFAGLVDEMAIKHEFLKGFQRGCLEADENVENNTRTVLNKELDAEKHVTFSKRKTKESTESGFLAVSSSSMQEPGSRDSTLLNDKGSEEVIQELRDCLPIWVTQNQMLDLLSCSDGNVIEAVSNFYERETEFREQVIGHTNSVCTSQTSSLKDSVSLSKLGSVGSSPQKMEDIHGSQSYSLLNIRSSMKSSSLSSGKRKKNLDKKSIKKGKVGSKPESGGSKQSTITRFFSKIASNDSQSGDGISEQLSDNENSFPSEAITSYEEQVEQFIKIVNVDESSRYYVSSILKKTKGDINMALDIYYSKPEGNLGENEERLVVSSKSIQPECCIQSCSSELEKKVSEKESGNIVEAKGLSRDTIAATLVSLPLEKYSPIEHACWKLGQPAPYLHLARTFDLVEGEKGKIKAASMLCNMFRSLLALSPEDVIPAVYLCTNKIAADHENMELNIGGSIVTSAMEEACGTSRSKIRAMYNSLGDLGDVAQVCRQTQSFLAPPSPLLIKDVFSMLRNISVQTGSGSIVRKKSLILNLMRSCREKEIKFLVRTLVRNLRIGAMMRTVLPALAQAVVLHSSPNFYHKGTTENIKEKLQCLSAAVVEAYNILPNLDLLIPSLLDKGIGFSSSSLSMVPGIPIKPMLAKITNGVPQALKLFQNKAFTCEYKYDGQRAQIHKLVDGSVRIFSRNGDETTSRFPDLVSVVRESCKPDALTFILDAEVVAIDRKNGSKLMSFQELSSRERGSKDSLITLDSIKR
- the LOC100266816 gene encoding DNA ligase 6 isoform X1; translation: MVRTVGDALAPSNLPTPNLCKHPPPLQLPETPMAAPQSSSSETMTLDSAHLFLNSHKSLSQHQSPQPPPPPSLSFLSNHSPLPPIPTNFPQSKLIPKSRFVVDGFRCSGDYSVTYFLSHFHSDHYSGLSPKWSNGIIFCSNTTARLLVEVLGVSSLFVYPLAVSQPVLIDGCEVALLDANHCPGAVQFLFKVPGVDGRFERYVHTGDFRFCESMKLEPCLGEFVGSEAVFLDTTYCNPKFVFPSQDESVDYIVEAIERIGLENKGLMKSVLFLVATYVIGKERILLEISRRRNCKIHVDGRKMSVLRVLGYEDGGVFTEDESKSDVHVVGWNVLGETWPYFRPNFVKMKEIMIERGYSKVVGFVPTGWTYEVKRNKFAMRTKDSFEIHLVPYSEHSNYDELREYVKFLRPKRVIPTVGLDIEKLDSKHANAMRKHFAGLVDEMAIKHEFLKGFQRGCLEADENVENNTRTVLNKELDAEKHVTFSKRKTKESTESGFLAVSSSSMQEPGSRDSTLLNDKGSEEVIQELRDCLPIWVTQNQMLDLLSCSDGNVIEAVSNFYERETEFREQVIGHTNSVCTSQTSSLKDSVSLSKLGSVGSSPQKMEDIHGSQSYSLLNIRSSMKSSSLSSGKRKKNLDKKSIKKGKVGSKPESGGSKQSTITRFFSKIASNDSQSGDGISEQLSDNENSFPSEAITSYEEQVEQFIKIVNVDESSRYYVSSILKKTKGDINMALDIYYSKPEGNLGENEERLVVSSKSIQPECCIQSCSSELEKKVSEKESGNIVEAKGLSRDTIAATLVSLPLEKYSPIEHACWKLGQPAPYLHLARTFDLVEGEKGKIKAASMLCNMFRSLLALSPEDVIPAVYLCTNKIAADHENMELNIGGSIVTSAMEEACGTSRSKIRAMYNSLGDLGDVAQVCRQTQSFLAPPSPLLIKDVFSMLRNISVQTGSGSIVRKKSLILNLMRSCREKEIKFLVRTLVRNLRIGAMMRTVLPALAQAVVLHSSPNFYHKGTTENIKEKLQCLSAAVVEAYNILPNLDLLIPSLLDKGIGFSSSSLSMVPGIPIKPMLAKITNGVPQALKLFQNKAFTCEYKYDGQRAQIHKLVDGSVRIFSRNGDETTSRFPDLVSVVRESCKPDALTFILDAEVVAIDRKNGSKLMSFQELSSRERGSKDSLITLDSIKVDICVFVFDIMFANGKQLLDIPLRQRRKYLKDLFNNQKLGYFEYAEETTVEADDASTNEATLTKINLFLEEAFRSSCEGIMIKSLDIDAGYSPSKRTDTWLKVKRDYVEGLNDSLDLVPIGAWHGNGRKAGWYSPFLMACYNPDTEEFQSVCRVMSGFSDNFYKEMKEFFNEDKILSKKPPYYQTAELPDMWFTPELIWEIRGADFTVSPVHQAAIGLVHPSRGISVRFPRFIRPIMDRRPEECSTAADIADMFHFQTRKMDVTHHN
- the LOC100266816 gene encoding DNA ligase 6 isoform X5, which encodes MVRTVGDALAPSNLPTPNLCKHPPPLQLPETPMAAPQSSSSETMTLDSAHLFLNSHKSLSQHQSPQPPPPPSLSFLSNHSPLPPIPTNFPQSKLIPKSRFVVDGFRCSGDYSVTYFLSHFHSDHYSGLSPKWSNGIIFCSNTTARLLVEVLGVSSLFVYPLAVSQPVLIDGCEVALLDANHCPGAVQFLFKVPGVDGRFERYVHTGDFRFCESMKLEPCLGEFVGSEAVFLDTTYCNPKFVFPSQDESVDYIVEAIERIGLENKGLMKSVLFLVATYVIGKERILLEISRRRNCKIHVDGRKMSVLRVLGYEDGGVFTEDESKSDVHVVGWNVLGETWPYFRPNFVKMKEIMIERGYSKVVGFVPTGWTYEVKRNKFAMRTKDSFEIHLVPYSEHSNYDELREYVKFLRPKRVIPTVGLDIEKLDSKHANAMRKHFAGLVDEMAIKHEFLKGFQRGCLEADENVENNTRTVLNKELDAEKHVTFSKRKTKESTESGFLAVSSSSMQEPGSRDSTLLNDKGSEEVIQELRDCLPIWVTQNQMLDLLSCSDGNVIEAVSNFYERETEFREQVIGHTNSVCTSQTSSLKDSVSLSKLGSVGSSPQKMEDIHGSQSYSLLNIRSSMKSSSLSSGKRKKNLDKKSIKKGKVGSKPESGGSKQSTITRFFSKIASNDSQSGDGISEQLSDNENSFPSEAITSYEEQVEQFIKIVNVDESSRYYVSSILKKTKGDINMALDIYYSKPEGNLGENEERLVVSSKSIQPECCIQSCSSELEKKVSEKESGNIVEAKGLSRDTIAATLVSLPLEKYSPIEHACWKLGQPAPYLHLARTFDLVEGEKGKIKAASMLCNMFRSLLALSPEDVIPAVYLCTNKIAADHENMELNIGGSIVTSAMEEACGTSRSKIRAMYNSLGDLGDVAQVCRQTQSFLAPPSPLLIKDVFSMLRNISVQTGSGSIVRKKSLILNLMRSCREKEIKFLVRTLVRNLRIGAMMRTVLPALAQAVVLHSSPNFYHKGTTENIKEKLQCLSAAVVEAYNILPNLDLLIPSLLDKGIGFSSSSLSMVPGIPIKPMLAKITNGVPQALKLFQNKAFTCEYKYDGQRAQIHKLVDGSVRIFSRNGDETTSRFPDLVSVVRESCKPDALTFILDAEVVAIDRKNGSKLMSFQELSSRERGSKDSLITLDSIKVDICVFVFDIMFANGKQFEGFV
- the LOC100266816 gene encoding DNA ligase 6 isoform X4, with amino-acid sequence MVRTVGDALAPSNLPTPNLCKHPPPLQLPETPMAAPQSSSSETMTLDSAHLFLNSHKSLSQHQSPQPPPPPSLSFLSNHSPLPPIPTNFPQSKLIPKSRFVVDGFRCSGDYSVTYFLSHFHSDHYSGLSPKWSNGIIFCSNTTARLLVEVLGVSSLFVYPLAVSQPVLIDGCEVALLDANHCPGAVQFLFKVPGVDGRFERYVHTGDFRFCESMKLEPCLGEFVGSEAVFLDTTYCNPKFVFPSQDESVDYIVEAIERIGLENKGLMKSVLFLVATYVIGKERILLEISRRRNCKIHVDGRKMSVLRVLGYEDGGVFTEDESKSDVHVVGWNVLGETWPYFRPNFVKMKEIMIERGYSKVVGFVPTGWTYEVKRNKFAMRTKDSFEIHLVPYSEHSNYDELREYVKFLRPKRVIPTVGLDIEKLDSKHANAMRKHFAGLVDEMAIKHEFLKGFQRGCLEADENVENNTRTVLNKELDAEKHVTFSKRKTKESTESGFLAVSSSSMQEPGSRDSTLLNDKGSEEVIQELRDCLPIWVTQNQMLDLLSCSDGNVIEAVSNFYERETEFREQVIGHTNSVCTSQTSSLKDSVSLSKLGSVGSSPQKMEDIHGSQSYSLLNIRSSMKSSSLSSGKRKKNLDKKSIKKGKVGSKPESGGSKQSTITRFFSKIASNDSQSGDGISEQLSDNENSFPSEAITSYEEQVEQFIKIVNVDESSRYYVSSILKKTKGDINMALDIYYSKPEGNLGENEERLVVSSKSIQPECCIQSCSSELEKKVSEKESGNIVEAKGLSRDTIAATLVSLPLEKYSPIEHACWKLGQPAPYLHLARTFDLVEGEKGKIKAASMLCNMFRSLLALSPEDVIPAVYLCTNKIAADHENMELNIGGSIVTSAMEEACGTSRSKIRAMYNSLGDLGDVAQVCRQTQSFLAPPSPLLIKDVFSMLRNISVQTGSGSIVRKKSLILNLMRSCREKEIKFLVRTLVRNLRIGAMMRTVLPALAQAVVLHSSPNFYHKGTTENIKEKLQCLSAAVVEAYNILPNLDLLIPSLLDKGIGFSSSSLSMVPGIPIKPMLAKITNGVPQALKLFQNKAFTCEYKYDGQRAQIHKLVDGSVRIFSRNGDETTSRFPDLVSVVRESCKPDALTFILDAEVVAIDRKNGSKLMSFQELSSRERGSKDSLITLDSIKVDICVFVFDIMFANGKHLTFQGTSMMREVW
- the LOC100266816 gene encoding DNA ligase 6 isoform X2; translation: MVRTVGDALAPSNLPTPNLCKHPPPLQLPETPMAAPQSSSSETMTLDSAHLFLNSHKSLSQHQSPQPPPPPSLSFLSNHSPLPPIPTNFPQSKLIPKSRFVVDGFRCSGDYSVTYFLSHFHSDHYSGLSPKWSNGIIFCSNTTARLLVEVLGVSSLFVYPLAVSQPVLIDGCEVALLDANHCPGAVQFLFKVPGVDGRFERYVHTGDFRFCESMKLEPCLGEFVGSEAVFLDTTYCNPKFVFPSQDESVDYIVEAIERIGLENKGLMKSVLFLVATYVIGKERILLEISRRRNCKIHVDGRKMSVLRVLGYEDGGVFTEDESKSDVHVVGWNVLGETWPYFRPNFVKMKEIMIERGYSKVVGFVPTGWTYEVKRNKFAMRTKDSFEIHLVPYSEHSNYDELREYVKFLRPKRVIPTVGLDIEKLDSKHANAMRKHFAGLVDEMAIKHEFLKGFQRGCLEADENVENNTRTVLNKELDAEKHVTFSKRKTKESTESGFLAVSSSSMQEPGSRDSTLLNDKGSEEVIQELRDCLPIWVTQNQMLDLLSCSDGNVIEAVSNFYERETEFREQVIGHTNSVCTSQTSSLKDSVSLSKLGSVGSSPQKMEDIHGSQSYSLLNIRSSMKSSSLSSGKRKKNLDKKSIKKGKVGSKPESGGSKQSTITRFFSKIASNDSQSGDGISEQLSDNENSFPSEAITSYEEQVEQFIKIVNVDESSRYYVSSILKKTKGDINMALDIYYSKPEGNLGENEERLVVSSKSIQPECCIQSCSSELEKKVSEKESGNIVEAKGLSRDTIAATLVSLPLEKYSPIEHACWKLGQPAPYLHLARTFDLVEGEKGKIKAASMLCNMFRSLLALSPEDVIPAVYLCTNKIAADHENMELNIGGSIVTSAMEEACGTSRSKIRAMYNSLGDVAQVCRQTQSFLAPPSPLLIKDVFSMLRNISVQTGSGSIVRKKSLILNLMRSCREKEIKFLVRTLVRNLRIGAMMRTVLPALAQAVVLHSSPNFYHKGTTENIKEKLQCLSAAVVEAYNILPNLDLLIPSLLDKGIGFSSSSLSMVPGIPIKPMLAKITNGVPQALKLFQNKAFTCEYKYDGQRAQIHKLVDGSVRIFSRNGDETTSRFPDLVSVVRESCKPDALTFILDAEVVAIDRKNGSKLMSFQELSSRERGSKDSLITLDSIKVDICVFVFDIMFANGKQLLDIPLRQRRKYLKDLFNNQKLGYFEYAEETTVEADDASTNEATLTKINLFLEEAFRSSCEGIMIKSLDIDAGYSPSKRTDTWLKVKRDYVEGLNDSLDLVPIGAWHGNGRKAGWYSPFLMACYNPDTEEFQSVCRVMSGFSDNFYKEMKEFFNEDKILSKKPPYYQTAELPDMWFTPELIWEIRGADFTVSPVHQAAIGLVHPSRGISVRFPRFIRPIMDRRPEECSTAADIADMFHFQTRKMDVTHHN